AAATATATCCTAATTTAATTAGCTTGTTTACTAGTGCTGTCACAGTGGATCTATCCCTATGAATACTATTTGCAATATCAGTCATAGTACATTCACCATGCTTAAATAAAGTTGCTAAAATATCTCCATGAGATGGTGCTATATCCTTAAATCCTATTTGCTCTAATTCCTTTAGAATAAATATATTTGCTTTTTCTCGTATCCTACCTATTAGGTAAACTGTGTCATCTACTTTATTTGTTTTCATATTTTATATTATACTTTGATATCAAAGTATTGTCAACGGGAACGTTCCATTTTTTTACTGCCGTTATTTCGTTTTCAGTTTGCAATATACACAATAAATGTTAAATATTCCAGTGTTTTATATTAACGTTTACTATTCCTCCTTCTGCATAAAAGAAAATGTTTTTACTCTCTTCCTTAGGATAAATTCTAGAAGAAAAAGTTTCTTCACCTTTATTTATGAATATTTCAACAGATGACCTATCCATGAACAAGCGGATGCTTAATTTTTTACACTTCTCTATTTTGCACTTTCTCACACCCATTTTACTTAATCCACTTTTACATCTGTCCAATATTATTCTTTCCTCTTCTGTATTATAATATAACAATGTTTTCTCATTTTCCTTGTCATCACATCTAAGTTTAATCCCAAACTCCAACACATTTTCCCATGAAAAATCACAAATCAGCTCAAAACAGTCTCCATAAATATTATCCAATTTAATCTGTTCATTATTTATTAATACATTATCATACCTAGTTTCATTAGTTCTAAGTAATTTTATTTCTTCTACTGGATTTTGATATATTTTATTATTTTCAAGATGAAGTTGTCTAACAATTGTTAGACAGTGAAGCCAATTATTCTTTACCGTAGGGCTATCTTCTTCCTCTGGAATACCCATCCAACCAACCAAGAGTAACCGTCCTTTTTCATCTCGCGAAACTTGAGGAGCATAAAATTCAAAACCTCTATCTAACTCAATAAAATCACCATAGGCTAATTTTCCCGTTTTATAATCTAATTTACCTAACAAATATCCACATTGGTATCTATTATTATATAAATCACCCTTAGGCTCTACCCCCTGAGGACAAAAAAGTAATATATCTTTTCCATCTAAGTTAAATAAATTTGGACATTCCCACATATAACCTAAATAATTCAATCCATTTGTATTTGCACCAGCAACTTCTCCAATTTTATTCCAAGCTAGTAAGTCCTGTGAACTATATAAAAGTACTACTCCTTCTTCTTTTTCTGTTTGGGTTCCAATTGCCATATACCATAGCCCATCATATTTCCAAACTTTAGGATCTCTGAAATGCGTTGTATAACCAGTAGGCACATTACTTATAACAGGATTGTTTTTATATTTAACAAAGTGTTCGCAATCAATGCTTTGTGCAATACACTGATAGGTTTCTCTTTTCCCTAGTTCATTTTTTACATTTCCTGTATAAATCAAAGTTAATTTACCATTATTATTTACAGCCGAGCCAGAATAACATCCATGAGTTTCATACCACTCACTTGGACAAAGTGCAGGTGATAACATACTCCAATGAATTAAATCTGAACTTTTCACATGAGCCCAATAAACCATTTTATCTTTAGGATACAAAGGATTAAACTGATAAAATAGATGATATTCACCATTAAACTGAATAAATCCATTAGGATCATTCAAAAAACCTACACTTGGCATTAAATGATATTTTAATCTATAGTAATCATTATTTCCATTCATAATATCACAACCATTTCAAATTTTATTTTTTTATTCTAAAACTTGAAAGAGAGAATGATTTCCTCTCTTTTTTAGTTAATTCCAACTCGCATTAATTCTTCCCCTTGTTTAATCTTACCAGATTTTAACTGATTAACAAACTTCATAGAATCAGAATTTGTAATTACAAGTAATACAATAGGTGATTTAGCTTTTTCTTTCACTAAATCCAAATCAAATTCCATTAGTTTTTGTCCCTTCTTAATCACATCTCCAGAATTAATAAATGACTTAAAACCCTCCCCATTCATTTTGACTGTATCAATTCCTATATGAATTAGTATTTCCATTCCATCACTAGTTTTAATTGCTATTGCATGCTTTGTTTCAAACAAACATACTACAGTTCCGTCTACTGGTGAAACTACTATTCCATCTTCTGGATCTACTCCTATTCCTTTTCCCAATAATTCATCAGAAAAAGTTTTGTCAGGAACATCTTTAAGTAATATAACATTTCCATTTACAGGCGATACTAAATTTGAAACAGTATTTGCTTTTTCTTCATTACAAAGTAAAACATCTTCATTATTTTTATCATTATTATCTTTATCTTCTTCTTCTTCTTTTTCTTTTATTCCAAGGACAGAAGTAACTACAAAAGCTGTTGCAAAAGCTATAACCATACCTATTATATAATTCAAAATAGATGATGGCGGTACAATCGTTGTACCTGGTATTCCACTTACACCCATGCCAGTCATTACTACTTTAGTAAATACTACATAACCACCACCTATAGCACCACCTATAGCTGCCGCAATAAATGGCCTCCTGTATCTCAAATTTACTCCGAAAATTGCTGGTTCAGTTATGCCTAGCACCGCTGACAATGATGCTGGGCCAGCTATTGACTTCATTTTGGCATTTTTCGTAATAAAATATACTGCAAAAGCAGCTCCACCTTGTGCAACATTCGCCATTGACCAAATTGGTAATAGAAAATCCCTATGAATACTCGGGTTAGCAAGTAACCCTGCCTCAACAGCTTGGAAACTTTGATGTATCCCGGTAATAACTATAAATGAATAAAATCCTCCAAATAATATACCTGCAAAAACACCTGCTGTATTGTATATCGTTACTAAACCAAATGATAGTCCATCTCCTAGAAATCTCCCTACTGGTCCTATTATAAAAAATGTGAAAAACCCTGTAATCAATATTGTTAAGAATGGTGTTAGTAAAATATCTAATATATCTGGAACTATTTTTCTTAAGCTTCTTTCTATATATCCCATAACCCAAACAGCAATTAATATTGGAAGCACTTGTCCTTGATAACCAACCATACTTACATGAAGTCCATAAAAATCCATTGAATTTTTAATTCCAGTTCCTAATGTCCAAGCATTCTGAAGATCAGGATGTATCATTATGCCTGCTAATGTTGCCGCTAGAAAAGGATTAGTTCCAAATTGTTTAGCCGCACTAAATGCAATTAAAACAGGCAAAAACACAAAAGCGGCACTTGAAAACATATTTAATAATATATACATTCCACTTTTAGAATCAATCAAATGGAAATTTTGAAGCATTCCTAAAATCCCCATTAAAAGCCCACTAGCAACTATTGCTGGTATTATTGGAAGAAAAATACTTGATAACATTCTTGCAAATCTCTCAAAAGGATTCATATTTTTCATTGCAGCTTTTTTATTATCGCTTAAACTCGACTCTCCTATTTTAGTTCCTTCAATAAAAGCATTATATACTTTATTTACTGTTCCTTGTCCAATAATAATTTGTAATTGACCCCCACTATTAAATACACCTTTAACAGCTTCCATTTTCTCAATTTTTTTGATATTTGCATTTTTGTCATCATTTAGAACCAATCTTAATCTTGTAGCACAATGTGCAGCACTTGCTACATTGTTTTCTCCACCTAAATACATTAAAATTTCTTTAGCTATTTTGTTGTAATCCATTTTTACCCTCCTAATATTTTTATCTGCACAAAAGTAATTATTGTATTATTTTGTGTCCATTAAGTAGCTGTGGCTAATTTAAATAAAAAAAACCTAAATTGAATTAATACAACTAGTGTATAATCTTCAACTTAGGTTTTGCCTGCATAACCAGTAACAATCCTGATATTAACTTTTTAGTATTAGTACATTTCTTTGTATATGTTAATAAATGTATAAGTTTATAATTTTTCAGAAGATATCTTATACCTTATACTAGAAATAACTCGCTGAATATGAAGACTCAAATAAACTATTTCTCCATCATTTATTGTGTAACAATAGTTTTTCTCAATAAATATTTTTATCTTTAATGCACAAGTATATGGTTTATAATAATTTATTTCTACCATCTTCAAAAATTCGTTACTATCTTCTGGCAACCTATTATTCGAAATTACCCTTTGTGAAAAATACTTCAAGTGCGTAACAAGCCTATCATAAGAAATATCGTTTTCATCAAATTCTATGTTGAAAAAATATTTTATTATGTTTAATATTTCTTGAACGATTGAAATAATGTTTATTGTATTATCCATACTTTGGTTAAGAGCAGCATCTACTAAATGCAGAGCAATATAACCTGCTTCATCTAAATCCATTTTAATGCCTATTTCATCTTCAATACAATCCAGTGCCCATAAACCAACTTCGTATTCTTTTTTATGTATCCTTTGTATTTCCCAAAGTAGCTGATTTTTTAAACTAATACCTTCTTTGTATCTTTTAATAGCAAAATCAATATGATCTGTTAATGCAATATAAATATGATCATCAAATTGTGTATTTAATTTTTCTTTCCCATAACTTATAATTGTCTCTGATAATTTTATATGCTCCATCGGGATTTCATTAATCAATTTTAAAAATTTCTCATTCTCAATTTTATTTTCCAAAATAAAGACTTTTTCAATTTTCAAAACATCAACCATATCTCCATTTTTCTTTTGGAAAGCAATTCCTCTACCCATAATTACCTTTTCACGCTTAGATTTTTCATCTATAGCCGTAACTACATTATTATTTAATATCCTTTTTATAATAATAGTATTCACCCCAATGCCACTATAATTATTAGATTTGCATTCAAATATAAAGCTGAAATTTTACACTAATCTACAATTAAATTTACAGTATTTTTTTATGATCACAAGGCAACTATCTTTAATTGCAATAAAAAAAACCTAAAATAAGACAAAGTTTGCACTCATCTCAAATTAGGTTTTGCCTGCTAATCAGTAACAATCCTATTATTTAATCTATATTTATGATAACATTTTCATTATTGTATGTCAATACATTTTTATATGCTATAATAAAAAAATAAACACTTTAATATTCCTCTATTAACCATTACTTGATAAAATTATACTTTATCAATTTCTATTGTAGGAAATTTTAAATCTTTATATTTACCAAACTTTTCTTTAACAGTTGCTAAGTTCTCATCTGTATAAAACCCGCCTTGTGTATGAGCAATTTCTTTTAAATGATGTTCCTGACCTTCAATAGTAGTACGGTCACGACATAATCCATCTTTAGCAATAACAAATTTCCATTTGCCAGTTTCTGTTTTTTCTAAGTCTCCACCAGCACCACAAACTTGACATTCAATAGGGAAATGTAATCCGTCCCATTGAACTTCCCCTAAAATCAATGCATTAGAGTGACAATTTGGGCACCAGCCCATGTTTTCATCACCTAACCATTGTCTTTTTTCTACTGTGGTATTTAATGATTTCATAACATTGTTACCAATTTCTTCGGCACGTTTAATCATATCATCATGTAATAAACATTGTTTTGGAGCTGGCACACGAGTAGCCAAATACATATCAATAATTAGAAAATCATTTGTAAAGCAAGTT
This window of the Clostridium estertheticum genome carries:
- a CDS encoding sucrose-specific PTS transporter subunit IIBC — translated: MDYNKIAKEILMYLGGENNVASAAHCATRLRLVLNDDKNANIKKIEKMEAVKGVFNSGGQLQIIIGQGTVNKVYNAFIEGTKIGESSLSDNKKAAMKNMNPFERFARMLSSIFLPIIPAIVASGLLMGILGMLQNFHLIDSKSGMYILLNMFSSAAFVFLPVLIAFSAAKQFGTNPFLAATLAGIMIHPDLQNAWTLGTGIKNSMDFYGLHVSMVGYQGQVLPILIAVWVMGYIERSLRKIVPDILDILLTPFLTILITGFFTFFIIGPVGRFLGDGLSFGLVTIYNTAGVFAGILFGGFYSFIVITGIHQSFQAVEAGLLANPSIHRDFLLPIWSMANVAQGGAAFAVYFITKNAKMKSIAGPASLSAVLGITEPAIFGVNLRYRRPFIAAAIGGAIGGGYVVFTKVVMTGMGVSGIPGTTIVPPSSILNYIIGMVIAFATAFVVTSVLGIKEKEEEEDKDNNDKNNEDVLLCNEEKANTVSNLVSPVNGNVILLKDVPDKTFSDELLGKGIGVDPEDGIVVSPVDGTVVCLFETKHAIAIKTSDGMEILIHIGIDTVKMNGEGFKSFINSGDVIKKGQKLMEFDLDLVKEKAKSPIVLLVITNSDSMKFVNQLKSGKIKQGEELMRVGIN
- a CDS encoding MarR family winged helix-turn-helix transcriptional regulator; this encodes MKTNKVDDTVYLIGRIREKANIFILKELEQIGFKDIAPSHGDILATLFKHGECTMTDIANSIHRDRSTVTALVNKLIKLGYILSKKDVNDSRSTIIFLTDKGKELEPGFKKISQNLYDIEYKGIGEEQKEVFEKILEKIYNNF
- the licT gene encoding BglG family transcription antiterminator LicT, whose amino-acid sequence is MNTIIIKRILNNNVVTAIDEKSKREKVIMGRGIAFQKKNGDMVDVLKIEKVFILENKIENEKFLKLINEIPMEHIKLSETIISYGKEKLNTQFDDHIYIALTDHIDFAIKRYKEGISLKNQLLWEIQRIHKKEYEVGLWALDCIEDEIGIKMDLDEAGYIALHLVDAALNQSMDNTINIISIVQEILNIIKYFFNIEFDENDISYDRLVTHLKYFSQRVISNNRLPEDSNEFLKMVEINYYKPYTCALKIKIFIEKNYCYTINDGEIVYLSLHIQRVISSIRYKISSEKL
- a CDS encoding glycoside hydrolase family 32 protein; the encoded protein is MNGNNDYYRLKYHLMPSVGFLNDPNGFIQFNGEYHLFYQFNPLYPKDKMVYWAHVKSSDLIHWSMLSPALCPSEWYETHGCYSGSAVNNNGKLTLIYTGNVKNELGKRETYQCIAQSIDCEHFVKYKNNPVISNVPTGYTTHFRDPKVWKYDGLWYMAIGTQTEKEEGVVLLYSSQDLLAWNKIGEVAGANTNGLNYLGYMWECPNLFNLDGKDILLFCPQGVEPKGDLYNNRYQCGYLLGKLDYKTGKLAYGDFIELDRGFEFYAPQVSRDEKGRLLLVGWMGIPEEEDSPTVKNNWLHCLTIVRQLHLENNKIYQNPVEEIKLLRTNETRYDNVLINNEQIKLDNIYGDCFELICDFSWENVLEFGIKLRCDDKENEKTLLYYNTEEERIILDRCKSGLSKMGVRKCKIEKCKKLSIRLFMDRSSVEIFINKGEETFSSRIYPKEESKNIFFYAEGGIVNVNIKHWNI
- a CDS encoding flavodoxin family protein, producing the protein MTFKVMGVTAGRKDSNSEILLKEALLACEKQGAEITMINLRDYNIMDCTGCTACTHGMTTGKNVGCSLDKKDDKKAIMEVMLNQDAVIFSAPTYDLMPTATFLKFMHRSLSYASSFLESIGAIEHKDRVGALIAVGGSTRSWQSMALEAMQATCFTNDFLIIDMYLATRVPAPKQCLLHDDMIKRAEEIGNNVMKSLNTTVEKRQWLGDENMGWCPNCHSNALILGEVQWDGLHFPIECQVCGAGGDLEKTETGKWKFVIAKDGLCRDRTTIEGQEHHLKEIAHTQGGFYTDENLATVKEKFGKYKDLKFPTIEIDKV